The following are from one region of the Bos mutus isolate GX-2022 chromosome 18, NWIPB_WYAK_1.1, whole genome shotgun sequence genome:
- the SIX5 gene encoding LOW QUALITY PROTEIN: homeobox protein SIX5 (The sequence of the model RefSeq protein was modified relative to this genomic sequence to represent the inferred CDS: inserted 2 bases in 1 codon), which translates to MATLPAEPSARPAAGGEAVVAAAATEEEEEEARQLLQTLQAAEGEAAAAAGAGAGETAVKVEGPGSPGVPGSXPEATAEPPTGLRFSPEQVACVCEALLQAGHAGRLSRFLGALPPAERLRGSDPVLRARALVAFQRGEYAELYRLLESRPFPAAHHAFLQDLYLRARYHEAERARGRALGAVDKYRLRKKFPLPKTIWDGEETVYCFKERSRAALKACYRGNRYPTPDEKRRLATLTGLSLTQVSNWFKNRRQRDRTGGSGGAPCKSESDGNPTTEDESSRSPEDLERGAAPAAAEGPAPGSIFLAGASPPAPCPASSSILVNGSFLAAGSSPAVLLNGSPVIINSLALGEASGLGPLLLTGGAPAPQPSPQGASEGKTSLVLDPQTGEVRLEEAQPEAPETKGAQVTASGPSGEEVPTPLPQVVPGPPTAATFPLPPGPVTSMAAPQVVPLSPPPGYPAGLGPTSPLLNLPQVVPTSQVVTLPQAVGPLQLLAAGPGSPVKVAGASGPANVHLINSSVGVTALQLPSATTPGNFLLANPVSGSPIVTGVAVQQGKIILTATFPTSMLVSQVLPPAPSLALPLKPDTAISVPEGALPVATSPALPEAHALGALPAQQQPQPPPTPTASAPSLPFSPDSSGLLPSFPAPPPEGLLLSPAAVPIWPAGLELSAGTEGLLEEEKGLGTQAPHTVLRLPDPDPEGLLLGATAGGEVDEGLEAETKVLTQLQSVPVEEPLEL; encoded by the exons ATGGCTACCTTGCCTGCGGAGCCGAGCGCGAGGCCGGCGGCCGGGGGGGAGGCAGTGGTAGCGGCGGCGGCGAccgaagaagaggaggaggaagcgcGCCAGCTCCTGCAGACTTTGCAGGCGGCCGAGggtgaggcggcggcggcggccggggccggggcgggcgAAACGGCGGTGAAAGTGGAGGGCCCCGGATCCCCAGGCGTCCCCGGGTC CCCCGAGGCCACTGCCGAGCCGCCCACGGGGCTCCGCTTCTCGCCGGAGCAGGTGGCGTGCGTGTGCGAGGCGCTGCTACAGGCGGGTCACGCCGGCCGCTTGAGCCGCTTCCTGGGCGCACTGCCCCCGGCCGAGCGCCTACGTGGCAGCGATCCTGTGCTGCGCGCTCGGGCCCTGGTTGCCTTCCAGCGAGGCGAGTACGCCGAGCTCTACCGGCTGCTCGAGAGCCGCCCCTTCCCCGCCGCCCACCACGCCTTCCTTCAGGACCTCTACCTGCGCGCGCGCTACCACGAGGCCGAGCGGGCCCGCGGCCGCGCGCTGGGCGCGGTGGACAAGTACCGTCTGCGCAAGAAATTCCCGCTGCCCAAGACCATCTGGGACGGCGAGGAGACCGTCTACTGCTTCAAGGAGCGCTCCCGCGCCGCGCTGAAGGCCTGCTATCGCGGCAACCGCTACCCCACGCCGGACGAGAAGCGCCGCCTGGCCACGCTCACCGGCCTCTCGCTCACGCAAGTCAGCAACTGGTTCAAGAACCGACGACAGCGCGACCGGACCGGGGGCAGCGGCGGCGCGCCCTGCAAGAG CGAGTCTGATGGAAACCCCACTACTGAGGACGAGTCCAGCCGCAGTCCTGAGGACCTGGAGAGGGGGGCGGCTCCGGCGGCTGCCGAGGGCCCAGCGCCAGGCTCCATATTCCTGGCCGGGGCCTCCCCTCCCGCACCgtgccctgcctcctcctccatcctGGTGAATGGGAGCTTCCTGGCGGCCGGCAGCTCTCCAGCAGTGCTCCTCAATGGGAGCCCCGTCATCATCAACAGCCTGGCCCTGGGCGAGGCCTCCGGCCTGGGCCCCCTGCTGCTCACTGGGGGTGCCCCTGCTCCACAGCCTAGCCCCCAAGGGGCCAGCGAGGGCAAGACCTCCCTGGTCCTGGACCCTCAGACCGGGGAGGTTCGACTGGAGGAGGCTCAGCCTGAAGCCCCGGAGACCAAGGGGGCTCAGGTGACTGCTTCAGGGCCCTCTGGAGAGGAGGTCCCTACGCCTCTGCCCCAAGTGGTGCCTGGCCCCCCTACGGCAGCCACATTTCCACTGCCCCCAGGACCAGTGACTTCCATGGCTGCTCCCCAAGTGGTGCCACTTTCCCCACCCCCTGGCTACCCTGCTGGCCTGGGCCCCACCTCCCCGCTGTTGAATCTGCCCCAGGTGGTGCCCACCTCACAGGTGGTGACCCTGCCCCAGGCTGTGGGGCCGCTGCAGCTGTTGGCAGCTGGGCCAGGCAGCCCAGTGAAGGTGGCTGGTGCCTCGGGCCCTGCCAACGTGCACCTGATCAACTCCAGCGTGGGCGTGACTGCGCTGCAGCTGCCTTCGGCCACTACCCCAG GAAACTTCCTGCTGGCCAACCCTGTGTCTGGCAGTCCCATTGTGACAGGTGTGGCCGTGCAGCAGGGCAAGATCATCCTCACCGCCACTTTCCCCACCAGCATGCTGGTCTCCCAGGTCCTGCCACCCGCCCCTAGCCTGGCCCTGCCCCTGAAGCCGGACACAGCCATCTCGGTGCCTGAAGGAGCCCTCCCGGTGGCCACCAGCCCTGCTCTTCCGGAGGCCCACGCCTTAGGCGCACTTCCTGCACAGCAGCAACCCCAGCCGCCCCCTACCCCCACTGCCTCCGCGCCTAGCCTGCCCTTctccccagactcctctggcctCCTGCCCAGTTTCCCGGCACCCCCGCCCGAGGGGCTGCTGCTATCGCCCGCAGCCGTGCCCATCTGGCCAGCTGGGCTGGAACTGAGCGCCGGCACGGAGGGGCTGctagaggaagagaaggggctggGAACACAGGCCCCCCACACCGTGCTGAGGCTGCCAGACCCTGACCCCGAGGGGCTGCTCCTGGGGGCCACCGCGGGGGGCGAGGTGGACGAGGGGCTGGAAGCTGAGACCAAGGTCCTGACGCAGCTACAGTCAGTGCCTGTGGAAGAGCCCTTGGAACTGTGA
- the MEIOSIN gene encoding meiosis initiator protein produces MSLRTVNRFVSLSTVSSIGPGKEEGSRDFPGSPVVKTLRSQWRDTKFHFGCPNQNRLLSRNRKQRKNHTSKLQELALMLPVTLKTGTKKLTKKEVLLHILQYIHYLQSSINVTKALLQLHANHGHGELEGLDWNPAAGPPKQRLSTPSSSPHSQKSRLWGACQKPRKKKPTQASERQTRAQNPRRCLALEKPEKLETPSPDQKGGNVVGTTTPPRCWDSCSLPRAEASSSQGDRKGGRCQLTLLDVAESSIHCDISSCCVKDDTQDLGSYPAFEAQQGVKMIHFLNKTQPGPRQKLVFYDSGEEVGKESPNADPWIPAWTAEGSPQESPLALGPSRITNGIETDPLQEILGLSPSLFSSPGKLLSEQILEDGNEYLTQALFEEILLDSAPSPSACILEEPQKKDTPPEIPKDPPDSHDLGQSSVSLDHCYLSLSENSKVPSSPGSEDMDTDLVWRQQEDTQADLEGLQSSSDDGDYTWTPTRRVSPLPMAGRKARKGRASRRPPKSKESKKAPGTPQMKKKCVNGFIMFCRMNRKQYIRACPGTASTAATKELAQLWRVMTLQERKPYCTKARRFSRQHNRIVKQDSSSSEDEDWETPKPFYQLLAEKARGFPDPVSPESQQG; encoded by the exons ATGTCCTTGAGGACAGTGAATCGATTTGTCTCCCTTTCCACAGTGTCCAGCATAGGACCTGGCAAAGAGGAGGGatcgagggacttccctggcagtccagtggttaagactcttcgcTCCCAATGGAGGg ATACCAAATTCCATTTTGGATGTCCTAACCAAAACCGGCTCTTGTCCCGAAACAGGAAGCAGAGGAAAAACCACACCAGCAAACTGCAAGAGCTGGCATTGATGTTGCCAGTGACCCTGAAGACTGGTACCAAGAAGCTCACCAAG AAGGAGGTTCTCTTGCACATCCTGCAGTACATTCACTACCTACAGAGCAGCATCAATGTGACCAAGGCCTTGCTCCAACTCCACGCCAACCATGGGCATGGCGAACTCGAGG GGCTGGATTGGAACCCTGCTGCAGGCCCCCCAAAGCAGAGACTCTCCACCCCATCCAGCTCCCCACACTCTCAGAAGTCCCGTCTTTGGGGAGCATGCCAGAAACCTCGGAAGAAAAAGCCTACCCAAGCGTCAG AACGCCAGACCCGGGCCCAGAACCCTCGTCGTTGTCTGGCCTTGGAGAAGCCTGAGAAGCTGGAGACCCCATCTCCAGACCAGAAAGGAGGAAATGTGGTGGGGACCACCACCCCTCCAAGATGCTGGGACTCCTGCAGTCTCCCCAGGGCTGAGGCATCCTCATCTCAAGGTGACAGGAAGGGAGGAAGATGCCAGCTGACATTGCTGGATGTGGCTGAGAGCAGCATCCACTGTGACATCTCAA GCTGCTGTGTCAAAGATGATACTCAGGATTTGGGGTCTTATCCTGCTTTTGAGGCCCAGCAAGGGGTCAAGATGATCCATTTTCTCAACAAGACCCAGCCCGGTCCCAG GCAGAAGCTGGTGTTCTATGATTCTGGCGAGGAGGTGGGCAAGGAGTCCCCAAATGCTGACCCTTGGATTCCTGCCTGGACTGCAGAGGGCAGCCCCCAAG AGAGCCCACTGGCCTTGGGGCCTTCCCGGATTACCAACGGGATAGAGACAGACCCCCTGCAGGAGATCCTAGGGCTCAGCCCCTCCCTCTTCAGCTCCCCAGGGAAACTGCTGTCCGAACAGATCTTGGAGGACGGCAATGAATACCTGACCCAAG CTCTCTTTGAGGAAATACTGTTAGATTCTGCACCCTCACCTTCTGCCTGCATCCTCGAGGAACCACAGAAGAAG GACACGCCCCCTGAGATCCCCAAAGACCCCCCTGACTCCCACGACCTGGGCCAGTCCTCGGTCTCACTGGACCACTGCTACCTCTCGCTGAGTGAAAACAGCAAGGTGCCGTCCAGCCCCGGCTCGGAGGACATGGACACAGACTTGGTGTGGAGGCAGCAGGAG GACACTCAGGCTGACCTCGAGGGCCTGCAGTCCTCCAGTGACGACGGGGACTACACGTGGACCCCTACCCGGCGGGTCTCGCCCCTGCCCATGGCCGGGAGGAAGGCCAGGAAGGGCCGGGCCAGCCGGCGTCCCCCCAAGTCCAAGGAGAGCAAAAAAGCCCCTGGCACCCCCCAGATGAAGAAGAAGTGTGTCAACGGCTTCATCATGTTCTGCAGGATGAACCGGAAGCAGTACATCCG AGCCTGCCCTGGGACCGCATCCACGGCCGCCACCAAGGAGCTGGCCCAACTCTGGCGGGTGATGACCCTGCAGGAGCGAAAACCATACTG CACCAAGGCGCGCAGGTTCAGCCGCCAGCACAACCGGATCGTGAAGCAGGACAGCTCCAGCAGTGAGGACGAGGACTGGGAGACCCCCAAACCCTTCTACCAGCTGCTGGCTGAGAAGGCCCGAGGCTTCCCAGACCCAGTCTCTCCGGAGTCTCAGCAAGGGTGA